The proteins below are encoded in one region of Knoellia sp. S7-12:
- a CDS encoding MFS transporter yields MSTSTSPPDTDLATRDLGSATTATGEPDHLVVDEHTEWTSKIWLLVFVLGAVLFLDGLDLSMIGVALPEIRQALDLEASSAQWLISGYILGYGGFLLLGGRASDLLGRRRAFLAAALVFGIASVVSALVDAPTLIVALRFIKGISAAFTVPAGLSIITTTFAEGAARNRAFSIYTVCGASGFSLGLVAGGLLTEISWRAALFFPGPVALALFLLGWKVIPRSASEPFSFKRFDIAGALTSTLALLLLVLTVVRAPGVGWASATTIAGFVGAAILMVAFVVIEQRHSHPLVRLGILRSAALVHANLAGLVMFGGYAAFQFLVSLYLQEQLGWSAIGMALGFLPAGLIVLASALRIDRLLNRADTRVLVAVGLVSFVLAYAWFLLARPDQPYVRFLLPTMLLLGIGFALTFPAVNAQATAGVDDDEQGLASGLLNTFVQVGGALMIAVVTAITATASQGAVPDPTQLPPGVVPSITVVIVLTSIGLIGTLIFLGRRPRVIAGDTSAVTEVTSG; encoded by the coding sequence ATGTCCACCTCGACCTCACCGCCAGACACCGACCTCGCGACCCGGGACCTGGGCTCCGCCACCACCGCGACAGGGGAGCCCGACCACCTCGTCGTCGACGAACACACCGAGTGGACGTCGAAGATCTGGCTCCTCGTCTTCGTCCTCGGCGCCGTCCTGTTCCTCGATGGTCTCGACCTCTCGATGATCGGTGTCGCGCTCCCCGAGATTCGTCAGGCGCTGGACCTCGAGGCATCCTCGGCGCAGTGGCTGATCTCCGGCTACATCCTCGGCTACGGCGGGTTCCTCCTGCTGGGAGGACGTGCCTCCGACCTCCTCGGACGCCGTCGAGCCTTCCTCGCGGCGGCCCTCGTCTTCGGCATCGCCTCGGTCGTGAGTGCGCTCGTGGACGCCCCCACGCTCATCGTTGCCCTGCGCTTCATCAAGGGCATCTCTGCCGCCTTCACCGTCCCTGCCGGGCTGTCGATCATCACGACGACGTTCGCCGAGGGTGCGGCCCGCAACCGGGCCTTCTCGATCTACACCGTCTGCGGGGCCAGCGGCTTCTCCCTCGGCCTCGTCGCGGGAGGTCTGCTGACCGAGATCTCGTGGCGCGCAGCGCTCTTCTTCCCCGGACCGGTCGCCCTCGCGCTATTCCTCCTCGGCTGGAAGGTCATCCCGCGCTCGGCGTCGGAGCCGTTCTCGTTCAAGCGGTTCGACATCGCCGGCGCACTCACGTCGACGCTCGCCCTGTTGCTCCTCGTGCTCACCGTGGTGCGCGCACCTGGCGTCGGATGGGCGTCGGCGACCACCATCGCCGGCTTCGTCGGAGCAGCCATCCTCATGGTCGCGTTCGTCGTCATCGAGCAGCGCCACTCTCACCCGCTCGTGCGCCTGGGCATCCTCCGCTCGGCGGCGCTCGTCCACGCCAACCTCGCCGGGCTCGTCATGTTCGGTGGGTATGCCGCCTTCCAGTTCCTCGTGAGCCTCTATCTCCAGGAGCAGCTGGGGTGGTCAGCGATCGGCATGGCCCTCGGCTTCCTGCCCGCGGGGCTCATCGTCCTGGCGTCGGCGCTGCGGATCGACCGCCTGCTCAACCGCGCCGACACGCGGGTGCTCGTCGCCGTGGGTCTGGTGTCGTTCGTCCTGGCCTATGCGTGGTTCCTCCTGGCCCGCCCGGACCAGCCCTACGTGCGTTTCCTCCTGCCGACGATGCTCTTGCTCGGCATCGGCTTCGCGCTGACCTTCCCGGCCGTGAACGCCCAGGCCACGGCCGGCGTCGACGACGACGAACAGGGCCTCGCGTCCGGTCTGCTCAACACCTTCGTCCAGGTGGGTGGGGCGCTCATGATCGCGGTCGTCACCGCGATCACGGCCACGGCGTCGCAAGGCGCGGTCCCGGACCCGACGCAGCTCCCGCCGGGTGTCGTCCCGTCCATCACGGTCGTCATCGTGCTCACGTCCATCGGCCTCATCGGCACCCTGATCTTCCTCGGACGCCGCCCCCGCGTGATCGCAGGGGACACGTCGGCGGTGACCGAGGTGACATCCGGGTGA
- a CDS encoding MarR family transcriptional regulator encodes MKGSPQVDLAAEDTAAASPMDDDELAQGWAMLMQRYQRLTCTLDRTLMAEHELTSSEFNVLEALCVAEPADLKMADLGGHVHLTQSALSRLVGRLETAGLVHREMCSNDRRAVFARLTTEGRERYASAKPTQRAVLRSEVEAPHSPEADAFVSACTQTSG; translated from the coding sequence GTGAAGGGCTCCCCTCAGGTCGACCTCGCCGCCGAGGACACCGCCGCCGCGTCGCCCATGGACGACGACGAGCTGGCTCAGGGCTGGGCGATGCTCATGCAGCGCTACCAACGCCTCACCTGCACCCTCGATCGCACCCTCATGGCCGAGCACGAGCTGACCTCAAGTGAGTTCAACGTCCTTGAAGCCCTGTGCGTCGCGGAGCCCGCGGACCTCAAGATGGCTGACCTCGGCGGTCACGTGCACCTCACTCAGTCCGCCCTCTCGCGCCTGGTCGGTCGCCTGGAGACCGCCGGACTCGTGCACCGCGAGATGTGCTCGAACGACCGACGCGCGGTGTTCGCCCGCCTCACCACCGAGGGCCGCGAGCGCTACGCATCCGCGAAGCCGACGCAGCGGGCCGTCCTGCGCAGCGAGGTCGAGGCTCCGCACTCCCCCGAGGCTGACGCCTTCGTGAGTGCCTGCACGCAGACCTCCGGCTGA